The proteins below are encoded in one region of Sulfolobus sp. A20:
- a CDS encoding digeranylgeranylglycerophospholipid reductase yields MRKAEYDVLIIGLGMAGASLAWHLSKRGLKVLAIDSKPWNRFGDKPCGDAISKDHFDDLGMPYPRGKELEEEVEGIKLYSPDMKTVWTVKGKGFEIDSPTYIQRLVKEANEKGVEVLDLTTAMKPIISNGKVDGAILFNRRTNETFEVKANVVVDATGYSMSFRSKLPYELPVTELLDDRDADIAYREVLRTKDEIEDYPYLRIYITQKASPGGYWWYFPKGPEKVNVGLGIQSGMGYGNIHDYYNKYLDYYAPDVDKKDLLVKGGALVPTRRPLASIVWDGIAVIGDSAFTVNPVHGGGKGSAMISAYCVAKAIHNAFEINDFSARGLWIANECYVEKYGAKQASLDLFRRFLQKLTDDEINYGMNKRVLREEDIVEASSNGDLQLSVAEKAMRVIMALGKPSLLLKLKVVAEYMKKIKEAYRNYPNDPKDLMKWKSNVDTIISDFTNALGK; encoded by the coding sequence TTGAGAAAAGCCGAATATGACGTTTTGATTATCGGACTTGGGATGGCTGGAGCATCGTTAGCATGGCACTTGTCTAAAAGGGGTCTCAAAGTTTTAGCAATAGATAGTAAACCTTGGAACAGATTTGGAGATAAACCTTGTGGTGATGCAATAAGTAAAGACCACTTTGACGATTTAGGAATGCCTTATCCTAGAGGGAAGGAACTAGAAGAGGAGGTTGAAGGAATAAAACTATACAGCCCAGATATGAAAACCGTATGGACGGTAAAGGGGAAAGGATTTGAAATAGACTCTCCAACATATATACAAAGATTAGTCAAGGAGGCTAATGAAAAGGGCGTGGAAGTCCTAGATCTAACCACGGCTATGAAGCCAATAATTAGTAATGGAAAGGTAGATGGAGCAATATTATTCAATAGAAGAACGAATGAGACTTTTGAGGTCAAAGCCAATGTGGTAGTCGATGCTACTGGCTATTCCATGAGTTTCAGAAGTAAGTTACCATATGAGCTTCCAGTTACAGAACTCCTAGATGATAGAGATGCTGATATCGCGTATAGAGAAGTTTTGAGAACTAAGGATGAAATTGAGGATTATCCTTATTTAAGAATATACATAACCCAAAAAGCCTCGCCAGGCGGATATTGGTGGTATTTCCCTAAAGGACCAGAAAAAGTAAATGTAGGTTTAGGAATTCAGAGTGGAATGGGGTATGGAAACATTCATGATTACTATAACAAATATTTAGACTACTACGCCCCAGATGTGGATAAGAAGGATCTATTAGTTAAAGGAGGAGCTTTAGTTCCAACTAGAAGACCTTTAGCGAGCATAGTATGGGATGGGATAGCTGTTATTGGAGATTCTGCCTTTACAGTAAACCCAGTTCATGGAGGAGGTAAGGGATCAGCAATGATCTCAGCTTACTGTGTAGCCAAAGCAATACATAATGCTTTTGAGATAAACGATTTCTCAGCACGTGGATTATGGATAGCTAACGAGTGCTATGTGGAAAAATACGGGGCTAAACAAGCTAGTCTTGACCTATTTAGGAGGTTTTTGCAAAAGTTAACAGACGACGAAATAAATTATGGAATGAATAAGAGGGTTTTGAGAGAAGAAGATATAGTTGAGGCAAGTTCTAATGGAGATTTGCAACTATCAGTTGCTGAGAAAGCCATGAGAGTGATAATGGCTCTGGGGAAACCATCGCTACTATTAAAACTTAAGGTAGTAGCTGAATATATGAAAAAGATAAAGGAAGCATACAGAAATTATCCTAATGATCCCAAAGATTTAATGAAATGGAAATCTAATGTCGATACGATAATTTCAGATTTTACTAATGCTTTGGGCAAGTAA
- a CDS encoding DUF5751 family protein, with product MQADSKFLMIISSTSPEDIPEFIKKMFKECRLSNSKKLILHFISELSYPEFIQYARESLLDNIDLGVYIYTWKKEDTEQMLRKVIETKDSMKGLILYCDDNNKVIIEKIMQKIPNSIKANIIKDYCK from the coding sequence GTGCAAGCGGATAGTAAGTTTCTTATGATCATTTCGTCCACGAGTCCGGAAGACATACCTGAATTCATAAAGAAAATGTTCAAAGAGTGTAGACTAAGCAATAGCAAAAAATTAATATTGCACTTTATATCAGAGCTGTCGTATCCAGAATTTATACAATATGCTAGGGAATCTCTCCTAGACAACATTGACCTAGGAGTTTATATTTACACATGGAAAAAAGAGGATACTGAACAAATGCTTAGAAAAGTAATTGAGACAAAAGATTCTATGAAGGGATTAATACTCTATTGTGATGATAATAATAAGGTAATAATTGAGAAAATAATGCAAAAAATACCTAATTCCATAAAGGCTAATATTATAAAGGATTACTGTAAATAG
- a CDS encoding phosphoesterase produces the protein MKILVMSNVRFPEPHVESTLSSIIKKEEPEVIVLNGDTTQCYWDYECPRVIDVLYVIRSIAPWAQIIYVSGDMDPHAIKCITAEPRYREEIIGTTMYIAEAASVKYYIVHGHQGEIDQLRKSIGAGPWDWLVIGQYKRLEADRLARVIYSGGITREFPPESRGYLIITDSNFYIKNLRS, from the coding sequence GTGAAGATTTTGGTAATGAGTAATGTAAGATTCCCCGAACCGCATGTTGAAAGTACTTTATCTAGTATTATAAAGAAAGAAGAGCCGGAAGTTATTGTTCTTAATGGAGATACAACACAGTGTTATTGGGATTATGAATGCCCTAGGGTAATAGATGTATTATACGTTATAAGAAGCATAGCACCTTGGGCTCAAATAATTTACGTCTCAGGCGATATGGATCCTCATGCGATAAAGTGCATAACAGCCGAACCAAGGTATAGAGAAGAAATCATCGGCACAACAATGTATATTGCAGAAGCTGCTTCAGTTAAGTATTATATAGTTCACGGACATCAAGGAGAGATAGACCAACTCAGAAAAAGTATTGGGGCTGGTCCTTGGGATTGGTTAGTAATAGGACAATACAAAAGACTTGAAGCTGATAGACTAGCAAGAGTAATCTATAGTGGAGGTATAACAAGAGAGTTCCCACCGGAGTCTAGAGGATATTTAATCATTACAGACTCTAACTTTTATATAAAGAATTTGAGAAGCTAA
- a CDS encoding isoaspartyl peptidase/L-asparaginase encodes MRYKSPVIVVHGGAGSWRITDQERAKNTIKEALVRGFEEFKRGSAIEAVVEAIYTMEESGVFDAGKGSVKNSMGYIEMDAGIMIGNTLQAGGIMGLREGSAIKRALEILKQGRHVLMIDNSKVMHSTSGSVISGDTVGAVALDNEGNLVAGTSTGGISGKLPGRVGDSPIPGAGYYATTNVAVSSTGIGEIILKILPAKEVDILVSMGFSIEDSLRSVINKVTKIFGKDNIGMIGLDRYGNASAYYNTKGMARGVMSSEEVKVFVFEGEI; translated from the coding sequence GTGAGATACAAATCACCAGTAATCGTTGTCCACGGTGGAGCAGGAAGTTGGAGAATAACCGATCAAGAGAGAGCTAAAAATACAATAAAAGAGGCGCTAGTTAGAGGATTTGAAGAATTTAAGAGAGGATCAGCTATAGAGGCAGTTGTCGAGGCTATTTATACCATGGAGGAGTCTGGAGTATTTGACGCGGGAAAAGGTAGTGTAAAGAATTCCATGGGATATATAGAAATGGATGCTGGCATTATGATTGGGAATACTTTACAAGCAGGAGGAATAATGGGATTGAGAGAAGGTAGTGCAATAAAAAGGGCTTTAGAAATTTTAAAACAAGGAAGACACGTTCTAATGATTGACAATTCAAAGGTTATGCATTCTACTAGCGGAAGTGTAATATCTGGAGATACTGTAGGTGCAGTTGCCTTGGATAATGAGGGAAACCTAGTAGCCGGGACGAGTACGGGCGGAATTAGTGGTAAACTGCCGGGAAGAGTAGGAGACTCTCCAATACCCGGGGCTGGATATTACGCAACGACTAATGTTGCTGTATCAAGTACTGGTATAGGGGAAATAATACTTAAAATATTGCCAGCAAAGGAAGTCGATATATTAGTTTCTATGGGATTTAGTATAGAAGATTCATTAAGATCTGTAATCAACAAAGTTACTAAAATCTTTGGAAAAGATAATATTGGAATGATTGGATTAGATAGATATGGGAATGCATCTGCTTACTACAATACGAAAGGAATGGCTAGAGGAGTTATGTCTTCAGAAGAGGTAAAAGTATTTGTTTTTGAAGGTGAGATATAG
- a CDS encoding NAD(P)/FAD-dependent oxidoreductase has translation MKVSIIGAGPAGLSLAYFLKGRKEFDVTVYESMSKPGVKPCAWGLITGIEGFLPIPKGSIISEIKGFRIYLNNKLIFDIRNKEKLGYIIDKPLFLQKLAEDIGDVKFNSKITLKDNKYYLNDKELDSDKVIIATGHYSVEKSMTIPAIQYITDYEIDKEVVEFYFYSGLLGYAWIFPDREGSKIGIGGYAGVDELKERVKGILKGRIKQFHGARVTDYGVIEDRLNGNYVGEALGTVYAITGEGIRPSIISSKILADSLIDGRDFRKEFKKSKLYWSLNWHAKVLKMSKERDPNAVRLSKAITSSDPELVLRFAIGDFNRLDLIKLFGRSII, from the coding sequence ATGAAGGTTAGCATAATTGGGGCTGGTCCTGCTGGTCTATCGCTAGCTTATTTCTTAAAGGGGAGAAAGGAGTTTGATGTAACAGTTTACGAAAGTATGTCTAAACCTGGAGTTAAACCTTGTGCGTGGGGTTTAATAACTGGAATTGAGGGATTTTTGCCAATTCCTAAAGGTAGTATAATAAGTGAAATAAAGGGATTTAGAATATATTTGAATAATAAGTTAATTTTTGATATCAGAAATAAGGAGAAATTGGGATATATTATAGATAAGCCACTCTTTCTTCAGAAGTTAGCTGAAGATATTGGAGATGTTAAATTTAACTCGAAAATAACGTTAAAGGATAACAAGTATTACTTGAACGATAAGGAACTAGATTCTGATAAAGTGATTATAGCTACGGGACATTACAGCGTGGAAAAGTCTATGACAATACCTGCAATACAATACATAACTGACTACGAGATAGATAAAGAGGTTGTTGAATTTTATTTCTATTCTGGATTATTAGGTTATGCATGGATTTTTCCAGATAGAGAGGGGTCTAAAATAGGCATAGGTGGCTACGCGGGGGTAGATGAATTAAAAGAAAGAGTTAAAGGTATATTAAAGGGAAGAATTAAGCAATTCCATGGAGCTAGAGTTACTGACTACGGGGTGATAGAGGATAGGCTTAACGGAAACTATGTTGGAGAAGCGTTGGGCACAGTATATGCTATCACTGGCGAGGGTATAAGACCTTCGATAATATCCTCAAAGATTCTTGCGGACTCTTTAATAGATGGAAGGGACTTTAGGAAGGAGTTTAAGAAAAGTAAGTTGTACTGGTCATTAAACTGGCATGCTAAGGTTCTAAAAATGTCTAAGGAAAGAGATCCCAATGCTGTAAGGCTCTCAAAAGCGATTACTAGTAGTGATCCAGAGTTAGTTTTAAGATTTGCTATAGGTGATTTTAATAGATTGGATCTAATAAAGCTCTTCGGGAGGTCAATCATTTGA
- a CDS encoding Lrp/AsnC family transcriptional regulator, with protein sequence MNSSTYYLDDIDKKILNILQQDSRIPFSRLAKMLNLSEATIYVRIKRLKESGVIKGFYTEIDYDKIGLSVVAFVLIKADPKRYENILKQLTEIKEIYEIYDVTGEYYAMVKVRVPTREDLAKVLDKIGGMEGVTSTYTMLVLRVIKDKKELDL encoded by the coding sequence TTGAATTCATCTACTTACTATTTAGACGATATAGATAAGAAGATACTTAATATTCTTCAGCAAGATTCCAGGATACCATTCTCCAGATTAGCTAAGATGCTAAATTTAAGCGAGGCTACAATTTACGTTAGGATTAAAAGATTAAAGGAGAGCGGCGTTATAAAAGGTTTCTATACTGAGATCGATTATGATAAGATAGGTTTAAGTGTAGTTGCTTTTGTGTTAATAAAAGCTGATCCTAAAAGATATGAAAATATTTTAAAACAGCTAACTGAAATTAAGGAAATATATGAGATATATGATGTCACTGGAGAATATTATGCTATGGTTAAGGTAAGAGTTCCGACTAGAGAAGATTTAGCAAAAGTTTTAGATAAGATAGGTGGTATGGAAGGAGTTACTTCCACTTATACAATGCTTGTGCTAAGAGTGATAAAGGATAAGAAGGAACTCGATTTATGA
- a CDS encoding RimK family alpha-L-glutamate ligase, whose product MKLAVIHESEKITSASKQLLLEIKNRNHNAYYIRISKLNAEITEKGIEFTYSGKKVEIDGGLIRNLGFISTTEQFIKRFDVLRELERSGVVLINRPDAMLQARDKFASLMKIKRAGIPVPNTAVVEDPFEVMRLVEKWGEVVIKPVVGSLGLGSVKVSDPDIAFRISKSILSVNQPVYVQKYIKKPDRDIRVIVIGDRILGSIYRISKSGWKTNIAQGAVAQILVPTAELEEISLKSVRVLGLDYAGIDVIEDLEEGGYKILEVNAAPLWGGFEAATSISPAKYIVGHLIEKIKR is encoded by the coding sequence ATTAAACTTGCGGTTATTCATGAATCAGAAAAAATTACTAGCGCCTCTAAACAATTGTTACTAGAGATTAAGAATAGAAATCACAATGCGTATTATATTAGAATATCAAAATTGAATGCAGAAATTACTGAAAAGGGAATAGAATTTACTTATAGTGGTAAGAAAGTTGAAATCGATGGAGGATTAATTAGAAATTTAGGCTTTATATCTACGACTGAGCAGTTCATAAAAAGGTTTGACGTTCTAAGAGAACTGGAGAGAAGCGGAGTAGTTTTAATTAACAGACCTGATGCAATGTTACAAGCTAGAGACAAATTTGCAAGTTTAATGAAAATCAAAAGAGCTGGGATACCGGTACCAAATACCGCGGTTGTAGAGGACCCATTTGAAGTAATGAGACTAGTAGAGAAATGGGGAGAAGTTGTAATAAAACCAGTGGTAGGTAGTTTAGGTCTAGGATCTGTAAAAGTATCTGATCCGGATATAGCGTTTAGAATTTCTAAATCGATATTATCGGTAAATCAGCCAGTCTATGTTCAAAAATATATTAAAAAACCTGATAGGGATATCAGAGTCATAGTAATAGGAGATAGAATCCTAGGTAGTATATATAGAATTTCTAAGAGTGGATGGAAAACTAATATAGCGCAAGGAGCAGTAGCTCAAATATTGGTCCCTACAGCTGAACTTGAGGAGATTAGTTTAAAGAGTGTAAGGGTCCTAGGTTTAGATTACGCGGGAATAGACGTAATAGAGGATCTTGAAGAGGGAGGGTATAAAATACTTGAAGTTAATGCAGCACCTCTTTGGGGAGGATTTGAGGCAGCAACCAGTATTAGCCCAGCTAAATATATAGTAGGGCATTTAATAGAAAAGATTAAGAGATGA
- the gdS-2 gene encoding hexaprenyl pyrophosphate synthase has product MNIIDFWLKAKVIIDNLVEKFLTENKEWELLDISKYILKDGKRYRGTLSMFFTQALGGEIESSYGGALAIEILHSASLALDDIVDLDITRRGDKAAWVVYGNRKVIFITNYLIPTALRIIQTSYGDDALNISIELWKDTAVGALKDIYNSNNYIETIELKTGSLFKLSTVLAAYASKRSNFKNEMLLIGKYLGIIYQVIDDFIDYKVKKIDEIEGSARQLLKYYKEGNLEGYVKSVYLEYKSKYEKTVNQIPFLEEYVDDIRGLPDFLSSGLLKEAGIDKI; this is encoded by the coding sequence TTGAATATCATAGATTTCTGGTTAAAGGCTAAGGTCATAATTGATAATCTAGTAGAAAAATTCTTGACCGAGAATAAGGAGTGGGAATTGCTTGATATAAGTAAATATATCCTAAAAGACGGGAAGAGGTACAGAGGAACCTTAAGTATGTTCTTCACTCAAGCTTTAGGAGGGGAAATAGAAAGTAGTTATGGTGGGGCTTTAGCTATTGAAATTCTTCACTCTGCTTCACTAGCTCTAGATGATATAGTTGACCTAGATATAACTAGAAGAGGAGATAAGGCTGCTTGGGTAGTTTATGGCAATAGGAAAGTAATTTTTATTACTAACTATCTAATTCCTACCGCACTGAGAATAATCCAAACTTCCTATGGTGATGATGCATTAAATATAAGTATTGAACTCTGGAAAGATACAGCTGTCGGTGCGTTAAAGGATATTTACAACAGTAATAATTATATAGAAACCATAGAACTAAAGACTGGTAGTCTATTTAAACTGTCCACAGTATTAGCTGCTTATGCGTCTAAACGAAGTAACTTTAAAAATGAAATGTTATTAATAGGAAAGTACTTAGGGATAATATATCAAGTAATAGACGATTTCATAGATTATAAAGTTAAGAAAATTGATGAAATTGAAGGAAGTGCAAGGCAATTACTCAAATATTATAAGGAAGGTAATTTAGAAGGATACGTAAAGTCAGTTTATTTAGAATATAAGTCAAAGTATGAAAAGACCGTAAACCAAATCCCATTTTTAGAAGAATATGTAGATGATATTAGAGGTTTACCAGACTTCTTATCTAGCGGGCTTCTTAAGGAAGCCGGCATAGATAAGATTTAA
- a CDS encoding S-methyl-5'-thioadenosine phosphorylase codes for MAQTTEKATIGIIGGSGLYDPGILTNSREIKVYTPYGEPSDLITIGNIEGKTVAFIPRHGKRHRIPPHKINYRANIWALKELGVKWVISVSAVGSLRMDYKPGNFVIPDQFIDMTKRREYTFFDGPIVAHVSMADPFCNHLRNIIVQTAKELNIIVHDRGTYVCIEGPRFSTRAESRIWREVYKADIIGMTLVPEVNLACEMQMCYATIAMVTDYDVFADKPVTAEEVTKVMSENTENAKRLLYAVIKKIPERPQEELCSCCNSLRTALV; via the coding sequence ATGGCTCAGACGACTGAAAAAGCAACGATTGGAATAATAGGGGGTTCTGGGCTCTATGATCCTGGTATTTTGACTAACAGCAGAGAAATAAAAGTATATACACCCTATGGGGAACCTAGCGATTTGATAACGATAGGTAACATAGAGGGAAAGACTGTAGCTTTCATTCCTAGGCACGGAAAGAGACACAGAATACCTCCACATAAGATAAATTATAGAGCTAATATATGGGCATTAAAAGAACTAGGAGTGAAATGGGTCATCTCAGTTTCTGCCGTAGGAAGCTTAAGAATGGACTATAAGCCTGGAAATTTCGTAATACCCGATCAATTCATAGACATGACAAAGAGGAGAGAATATACGTTTTTTGATGGACCAATAGTTGCCCATGTTTCTATGGCTGATCCTTTCTGTAACCATTTAAGAAATATTATCGTTCAAACTGCAAAAGAATTGAATATAATAGTACATGACAGAGGTACTTATGTGTGTATAGAGGGACCTAGATTTTCAACGAGGGCAGAAAGTAGAATTTGGAGGGAAGTTTATAAAGCCGATATCATAGGGATGACTTTAGTTCCAGAAGTAAATTTAGCTTGCGAAATGCAAATGTGCTATGCAACAATTGCGATGGTAACTGATTACGATGTTTTTGCTGATAAGCCAGTTACTGCTGAAGAAGTGACCAAGGTGATGTCTGAAAATACGGAGAATGCTAAAAGATTATTATATGCGGTAATTAAAAAAATTCCAGAAAGACCTCAAGAGGAGTTGTGCTCATGTTGCAACAGCCTAAGGACAGCTTTAGTATAA
- a CDS encoding OB-fold nucleic acid binding domain-containing protein, producing the protein MEEKVGNLKPNMESVDLTVRVLEATDARQIQTKNGTRTISEAIVGDDTGRVKLTLWGKHAGSIKEGQVVKIENAWTTAFKGKVQLNAGSKTKISEVSEDGFPESSQIPENTPSAPQQMRGGRGFRGGRRYGRRGGRREEEGEEE; encoded by the coding sequence ATGGAAGAAAAAGTAGGTAATCTAAAACCAAATATGGAAAGTGTAGATTTAACTGTAAGAGTTTTGGAAGCGACAGATGCAAGGCAGATACAAACGAAGAATGGTACTAGAACAATAAGTGAGGCAATTGTTGGAGACGATACGGGTAGAGTGAAATTAACGTTATGGGGTAAGCATGCTGGAAGTATAAAGGAAGGTCAAGTAGTAAAAATAGAAAATGCTTGGACTACTGCTTTTAAAGGTAAGGTTCAATTAAACGCTGGAAGTAAGACTAAAATATCTGAAGTGTCTGAGGATGGATTTCCAGAATCATCCCAAATTCCAGAGAATACGCCATCAGCACCACAACAAATGCGTGGAGGAAGAGGATTTAGAGGAGGAAGAAGGTACGGAAGAAGAGGAGGAAGAAGAGAGGAAGAGGGAGAAGAAGAATGA
- a CDS encoding PqqD family protein, translating into MNYEDVKDMKPKKVGELIDRSEEGDNYIVKVSDEKIYELAPIAYYIWAMCDGNRSVTDIVTELSKEANLDISQVRDPVVMVLDELQKASLITF; encoded by the coding sequence ATGAATTATGAAGATGTAAAAGATATGAAGCCGAAAAAGGTAGGGGAGCTAATAGATAGAAGTGAAGAAGGAGATAATTATATCGTGAAAGTATCGGATGAAAAGATTTACGAATTGGCACCCATAGCGTATTATATTTGGGCTATGTGTGATGGTAATAGGAGTGTAACTGATATCGTAACCGAGTTAAGTAAGGAAGCTAATTTAGATATATCGCAAGTTCGTGACCCCGTAGTTATGGTTTTAGACGAGTTACAGAAAGCGTCTCTCATAACTTTTTAA
- a CDS encoding molybdopterin-binding protein: MRIIVKEDSLYDPNDAIEAFLKHIKFERIVDIPVEQAFSLILAEDIKSPIDYPPFSRSNVDGYAIKSSCTPGVLEIIGKIRIGEHKNIHLDECKAVEVDTGSMIPLGSDAVVKVEEVEVKDNKVVISKKVNFGYNVGWIGSDIPKGTYVVRKGERLSHEEIALLASLGIDRVKVYDKLKIYLITTGDELIQPGKALIEGKIYESNSHYLVSRLKERFEVVGRVWLNDDLDKIKDEILKATEIADVVILTGGTSAGERDFVHKAILDLGKIIVHGIKIKPGKPTILGLVKDKPVIGLPGNVVSSIVIFDNIVVKILENIYPARKEQLGLGKLKAKIVSHLRADKNRDTLFPVYIFKGVDGNYYALPIKFDSYMVGTFALSEGYVMLKAGTEVEEGKEVEVNVKKYDDSLTIIGEEEKWFLDLDAKTILLGSFPGLKAIEYKFGDIAIISSLYGDVNEYDKVIRRDILSNGNGEEIGYDDWIGMSKLIKNPVVKLKSPSSVYSLLGRAKVFAPSSYIKGEKVSEERLYLVGITERGKKFISNLNI; encoded by the coding sequence ATGAGAATTATTGTCAAAGAAGACTCTTTATATGATCCAAATGATGCAATAGAAGCTTTCTTAAAGCATATAAAATTTGAAAGGATTGTAGATATTCCTGTAGAGCAGGCTTTTTCTTTAATCCTAGCAGAAGATATAAAATCACCTATTGATTATCCTCCGTTTTCGAGATCAAATGTTGATGGTTACGCAATAAAATCTTCATGCACCCCGGGGGTATTAGAAATAATAGGGAAGATAAGAATAGGAGAACATAAAAATATTCATCTTGATGAATGTAAAGCGGTTGAAGTAGATACTGGGTCTATGATACCTTTAGGAAGTGATGCAGTAGTTAAAGTTGAAGAGGTTGAGGTTAAGGACAATAAAGTAGTTATATCAAAGAAGGTAAATTTTGGTTATAACGTTGGGTGGATTGGGAGTGACATACCAAAGGGAACATATGTAGTTAGAAAGGGGGAAAGGTTATCACATGAAGAAATCGCTCTTCTAGCTTCTTTAGGAATTGATAGAGTTAAAGTATATGATAAACTAAAAATATACTTAATAACAACTGGAGACGAATTAATACAACCCGGTAAAGCATTAATTGAAGGCAAGATATATGAATCTAATTCACATTATCTCGTATCTAGATTAAAGGAAAGATTTGAAGTAGTAGGTAGAGTATGGTTAAATGATGACCTAGATAAAATAAAGGATGAAATATTAAAAGCTACCGAGATAGCTGACGTAGTAATTTTGACAGGTGGAACTAGCGCAGGAGAGAGGGATTTTGTTCATAAAGCTATATTAGATTTAGGTAAGATAATAGTTCACGGGATAAAGATTAAACCTGGAAAACCTACAATATTAGGATTAGTGAAGGACAAGCCAGTGATAGGATTGCCGGGTAATGTTGTCTCTTCAATTGTAATCTTTGATAATATTGTGGTAAAGATTCTTGAAAATATTTACCCTGCTCGTAAAGAACAATTAGGTTTAGGGAAGTTAAAGGCTAAAATAGTATCTCATCTTAGAGCTGATAAGAATAGGGACACTCTGTTTCCAGTATACATATTTAAAGGGGTAGATGGCAATTATTATGCTCTTCCAATAAAGTTTGATAGTTATATGGTAGGTACTTTTGCACTATCAGAAGGATACGTTATGTTAAAAGCTGGTACAGAAGTAGAAGAAGGAAAAGAAGTTGAGGTTAATGTAAAGAAATATGACGATTCGTTGACCATTATTGGTGAAGAGGAAAAGTGGTTTTTGGATTTAGATGCTAAGACTATTCTCTTAGGCTCCTTCCCTGGATTAAAGGCCATTGAGTATAAGTTTGGAGACATTGCGATAATAAGTTCTTTATATGGAGATGTTAATGAATATGATAAGGTTATTAGGAGGGACATATTATCAAATGGTAACGGTGAAGAAATAGGTTATGATGATTGGATTGGAATGAGTAAGTTGATAAAAAATCCCGTTGTAAAGTTAAAATCTCCCTCCTCTGTGTACTCGTTATTAGGAAGAGCTAAGGTATTTGCGCCAAGCTCGTATATAAAAGGTGAAAAAGTATCAGAAGAGCGATTGTATTTAGTAGGGATTACAGAAAGGGGTAAGAAATTTATAAGTAATCTTAATATTTAG
- a CDS encoding homoserine kinase, which yields MECRRAIAYSSSANLGAGFDILSMAHTAFHDIVEVQIEDSTNREIEIISVNNPSIPTEIDKNSAMYPMKKLLEDKGINVKVRVKIIKGVPEGLGLGSSGASASAGVVALNDLLNLNLSKEELVKYAMYGEEAVSGSPHPDNVSASIFGGVVSVISVNPVKVVDIPVNYNFDILLFIPQNLKIAQKTKKAREMIPRTISLSDYILNSRSLSSLILGFVRGSRDLIRLGLNDEIVEKSRLPLFPHYPKIKEIALKNNAIGACVSGAGPSILVLTDELTDENKIVNEGVKTCKEFGIDCNIIKAKIAGGVKVERCN from the coding sequence GTGGAATGTAGAAGAGCTATAGCCTATTCAAGTTCAGCTAATTTAGGAGCTGGCTTTGACATCTTATCTATGGCACATACGGCTTTCCATGATATTGTAGAAGTCCAAATTGAAGATAGTACTAATAGAGAAATAGAGATTATTTCAGTTAATAACCCAAGCATACCTACAGAAATCGATAAGAACTCAGCAATGTACCCTATGAAAAAACTTCTTGAAGATAAAGGGATAAACGTCAAAGTTAGGGTTAAAATAATAAAAGGAGTACCAGAGGGTTTAGGCTTAGGTAGTAGCGGTGCATCAGCGTCTGCAGGTGTAGTAGCATTAAATGATTTGTTAAATCTTAACCTTTCTAAAGAAGAATTAGTCAAGTATGCAATGTATGGCGAGGAAGCAGTGTCTGGCTCACCACATCCAGACAATGTTTCAGCGAGCATATTTGGTGGGGTCGTTTCTGTTATCTCTGTTAACCCTGTAAAAGTTGTAGATATACCTGTTAATTACAATTTTGATATTTTATTATTTATTCCACAAAATTTAAAAATAGCCCAAAAGACTAAGAAAGCTAGAGAGATGATACCTAGAACAATAAGCCTTAGTGATTATATCTTAAATTCGAGAAGCCTATCCTCACTAATTCTTGGGTTTGTGAGGGGTAGTAGAGATTTAATTAGACTAGGATTGAATGATGAGATAGTAGAAAAGTCTAGATTACCATTATTTCCACATTACCCTAAAATTAAGGAGATAGCATTAAAAAATAACGCGATAGGTGCATGTGTAAGTGGGGCTGGACCTTCTATCCTAGTCTTAACGGATGAATTGACCGATGAAAATAAAATTGTAAATGAGGGAGTTAAAACTTGTAAAGAATTTGGTATAGATTGTAATATAATAAAAGCAAAGATAGCAGGAGGTGTTAAGGTTGAGAGATGCAACTAA